The following DNA comes from Mucisphaera calidilacus.
AGGCAGCCCGTCCGGCTTCGAGGGATCCGGCCACCAATAAGGCGACAGGCTCACGTAATCATTGAAATCCCCCGAGGGCGGTGCCTTGGGCTTTTCCACCACCGAGATCATCGGCTTGTCCATCGACGCCTCGGCCAGCAGGATCAACTCATCCATCGCCCGCTGCAGCGACGGATCACCCGCACGCACACGCTCACGCACCGCAGCCAGACGCGCCGGGTCCGTGATGTACACCTGAGGCAGGTCTTGGGCCATGACGGCTGGCGACACGAGCATCGCGTGGAGCAGGGCGGCAACGAGAACGAGCAGGGGGGTGAATCTGGGCATGGTGACCATCTTTTAACAGTGAGGTGAGTCAGGTGAATGAGGCGGTTTCTGAACTGTTCACAGCGTACACCCAACCGGTGTATTGTTCAAACAATTCATCCTCAAAATCACGTTAATTAACATGTTTAAAAACATAAATATATATTTTGTAGTATATTACGATGTTTTTATGATGGCTTTATATTTGTGAAATAAGCCCTTGCCCCATCGCGGATCGCCCGTTATGCTTCGGGTATGTCGATCGTGGACGTCGCCAAACTCGCAGGACTCTCACACACCACGGTGTCGCGGGTGATCAATCACCAGCCGGGCGTCTCCGCCTCCACCGTCAAGAAAGTCCAGCAGGCCATGCGGCAGCTCGGCTACACGCCGCCCGCCCGCCGCCGAGGCCCCCAGCCACGCCACCGCCGCAACATCCGCACCGGCAACATCGCCCTGCTCATGTTCGGCACCGACGCCGCGCCCATGATCGCACCCGTCGCCGCCGCGGTCACCCACTACCTCGAAGAGCACCTCGGCCGGCACGACCTCAACCTCAGCATCGGCCAGGTCAAGAGCGACGGACGCATCCCCTCCGCCGTCGCCAACGGCCGCGTCGACGGCCTCATCCTTCACGGCAGGCCCCCAAGCCCCGAGGTCGCCGCCAAGCTCATGCGTTTCCCCTCCGTCTGGATCATGAGCCCACGGAGCCGCACCGGATACTGGGGCGACCGCGTCTGCCCGGACAACTCCGCCATCGGCCGCATCGCCGCCGAGTACCTCATCGGCCGCGGCCACGACCGCATCTCGATGCTCGAGATCGAAACGGCCCACCTCGGCTTCCGCGAACGCGCCATGGCCTTCTGCGAGACCGCCGAAGAACACAACGTCAGCACCGAACTCATCACCGTGCCCGATCAGGACGACTCTCAGGCCCAGGGCTCGCCCATGCGGCCCGCGATGATCAACGCCCTGATCGACCGCTTCGTCGCCCTCGAAGACCGGCCCAGCGGACTCTTCGTCCCGCTCGGTCAAGCCACCCTCGCCGTCTACGAAGCCCTCCGCATGCGTGGCATCGAGCCGGGCGGCCAGGTCACCGTCGTCGCCTGCGACAACGACCCGACCCTCGCCGGACTCAACCCCAGGCTCGCCACCGTTGACGTCCGCCCCGACCGCATCGGCCAGCTCGCCGTCGAGCAGCTCCTGCTGCGGATGGACAAGGCGTCGCCGCACGCGAGGACCCAGGTGCTCGTCGAGCCTTCGCTCGTCACACCCCCCGTCCCCGAAGAGCCCAGGATCCCTGCTTCTGAAATCACAACCAGCAACGGGGTGCGTACCCCGTCGTTTGCCTGATCGTTTCTCGTGTATCCCGGTGTTTCGTTTCTGACTGTTTCACATCCGAAGAATCCTGTCGACTCATCTAGGAGGAAGACGCAATGACCACCCGCACCATCACAACCATGGCCGCACTCAGCACCTTCATGCTGGCATCCGCCGCCAGCGCCAACCTCGCCCTGCTCAACTTCGACGACGGCACCACCGGCCCGTTCTACAACGCCGGCGGCTTCACCAGCAGCGGCATCGGCGATCCCAAGCCCGTGCTCTCGGTCGCCGACGACACCGCCGGCCTCGGCTCAGGCAACGCACTCTTTGTCGAGTCCAAGGGTGCCGGCAGCGAGCTCTACGCCCTGCTCGACAACCCCGTAAGCCTCAACGACCTCGGCGACAAGATCGTCATCCAGCTCGACTGGCGCCTCGACACCACCACCAGCTCGCAGCCCGACTCCAGCTCCGCCGACTTCCGCTTCGGCATCTTTAACGACGATGACAACTCCATCGGCCAGGTCTTCGGCCAGAAGCCCGTCTTCGACGAGTTCGGCGACCCCGTCTTCGAAGGCGAAGACCAGCTTTTTGAAGACGCCATCTTCGGACAGACCGGCGGTGACTTCGACGGTGCCAACGGACCCATCGACCCCGATTTCGGCATTCACGTCCGCACCGCTTTCAACAAGAACGTCGCGGACCCGAACACGCCCGACGCCCTGACCGACGTCCGCGTCCGCACCGAATCCTGGTTCGATCTCGGTGGCATCCTCTCAGGTTCCGGCAACACCATCGTCACCGGCAACGACCTCGAAGAGGGCGGCACCAACTGGGGCGCACTCCGCGACGGTTCCGCCAACACCATCAAGCTCACCCTCGAACTCACCAACGAGACGCTGCCCGACCAGACCGAGCCGGAGGACGCCTACCGCGCCACCCTCGAAGTCACCAACGCCCTCGGCACCTCGGTCTTCTCCAACCGCGACCCGATCTCCCAGCTCGAGTTCAGCACCTTCCACTACATGGTCTTCGAAGACGCCAACGACGACTTCGACTACGTCATCGACAACCTCTCCGTCACCGCCATCCCCGCCGGCAGCGGACTCACCGGCGACTTCAACTCCGACGGCGTCGTTGACGCGGCCGACGTCGACCTCCTCGCCGAGGCGATCCGTACCGGCTCCTCCGACCCGCAGTTCGACCTCGACGGGCAGAACGGCGTCGACAACGGCGACCTCACCGAGATGGTCACCGTCGTTCTCGGCACCAACTTCGGCGACGCCAACCTCGACCTCAGCGTCGACCTGCTCGACCTCTCGGCCCTCGCCTCCAACTTCAACGCCGTCGCCGGCTGGGCGGGCGGCAACTTCAACACCGACACCGTCGTCGACCTGCTCGACCTCTCGGCCCTCGCCTCCAACTTCGAGACCGCCGCAGCGCCCGAACCCGCCGCGGCCGGACTCCTGGCCATCGGCGCGCTCGCACTGATCCGCCGCCGCTGACCGACAACCCCCGCGTTCTGCCCGCTCAACGGCGGGCAGACGCCTTACGGACCTGCGTCCGATCGTGTTAAGTGATTCACGCCCAAGACTCTTTGCAGAACAGGACGACCATCATGCTGCGCACACGCCAAGGCTTCACACTCATCGAACTGCTGGTGGTGATCTCCATCATCGCCCTGCTGATCGGCATCCTGCTCCCCGCTCTCGGTGCCGCACGCAGCACCGCCCGAACCATGTCGTGCAACAGCAATCTCCGACAGATCGGCATCGCACACCAGATCTATGGCGTCAACAACAACGGCAACATCGTTCCCTACGCCAAGCTGCCCGACGACCTCAACCAATCTGATGTCTTGTGGTTCGAGATGCTCGCCGAGACCATGATGGGTGCGAAACGCGACGCCGACGGCAACCGTGATCAATTCATGCGCGAAACCTTTGCCTGTCCCGCTTTTGATTTTTCCCGTGCAGAGGAATACCAGATCGATTTCGGTGGCGGCACAAGCAAGATCGGCTTTGGCATGAACCTCGACCTGCACCGCGACAGCATCTACTGGCGCGAGGCAGGACTTGTCGGTGCCGAGAAATTCAAATACACCAGCGGTTACATCCCCGTGGCAACGAGACTCGAAAACGCGCAAGGTGATCCAAACTACCCCAGCGTCAATGGCTTCTGGAAGTACGAGAATATCCCCAGCCAGAGCAACTGGATCCTCAACGGCGACAGCTTCGAGCAACATCTCAAGGTACGCGGTGATGCGGGCGGCAGCAGTGGTACTGGCGAGATCTATTTTCAAAAGGCACAGGGCTCGGTTGATTATGAGCAACTCAAGCGATGGGAGTCAGGCGAGCCCGACCGCCACGGCTCCGGCGAAGGCAACCAGCGTGCCAACTATGTCTTTGCTGATGGACACGCCTCGACACTTGGTAAGGAAGAAGCTGCCTTTACTCTCGCCGATCCACTTAACAAGTACCAGCCTGTCTATGACGAAGACGAGGGTGGCTGAGAGCGTTTTCGTATCCTGAACCACCGGGATCGGGCGTCCCACACCTCCGGGACGCCCGTTTCTTAAAGCCCCTGACGGAACTGACCAGGCATGATCGAGATCGCCGTTATCGCGGGTTACCTCCTGCTGCTCGTCACCATCGGTTTTGTCCTCCAGCGGCTCAACAGCGACGTCAGCGACTACTTCCGAAGCGGCTGCCGCGCCAAGTGGTGGATGGTCGGCTCCAGCGCCTTCATGACCGCCTTCTCCGCGTGGACCTTCACCGGCGGCGCCGGCGCCGCCTACACCGCCGGACTCTCCGTCACCGTCATCTTCTTCGCCAACGTCCTCGGCTTCCTCATCCAGGCCGCCTTCCTCGCCGGCTGGTTCCGACAACTCCGCGCCGTCACCTTCCCCGAAGTCCTCCGCGACCGCTTCGGGCACCTCACCCAGCAGTTCTACGCATGGATCACCGTCCCCCTCCAGCTCTGCTACGCCGCCGTCTGGCTCTGGGGCCTCGCCACCTTCATCTCTTCGGTCTTCGGCTACGACATCAACACCGTCATCCTCGTCACCGGGCTAGTCGTCCTCGTCTACTCGCTCTTCGGCGGGAGCTGGGCCGTCATGGCCACCGACTTCCTCCAGACCCTCATCCTGATGCCGATCACCATCCTCGTCACCGTGCTCTGCCTCATCGAGCTCGGCGGCATCACCGGACTCATCGACGGCATCCGCGATGCGGGACTCGCCTCCGACTACGCCATGGTCAACGCACCCGACCGATTCGACAACGAAGACTACACGTGGTCATGGCTGTTTGCCGTCGTCGTCTACAAGATCATCAACCACTCCGCCCTTGAAGTCTCCCAGAAGTACTTCGCCGTCAAGGACGGTCGCGAGGCACGGCAGGCCGCGCTCCTCGCCGCCGTCATGTCATTCGTCGGCGTCTTTATCTGGTTCATCCCGCCCATGGCCGCCGCCATCCTCATCCCCGACCAGATCGAAGCCCTCTCGCTCAAGAACGCCGCCGAGGGCTCCTACGCCCTCATCAGCATGAACCTCCTCCCCGCGGGCCTCACCGGCGTCATGGTCGTCGCCATGTTCTCCGCCACCATGAGCTCCATGGACTCCGGCCTCAACCGCAACGCCGCCATCTTCACCCGCGACATGTACCCCACCCTCAGCCGACTCGTCGGCATGGAGCCCGCCGAGGGCAAGGCCCTCCTCCACATCGGGCAGCTCTTTTCCTGCGCCTTCGGCTTCGGCATCATCGCCCTCGCCTACTACTTCGCCCAGTCCGAGGGCAAGGGCGTCTTCCAGGTCATGCTCGACATCGGCGGCCTCCTCACCCTCCCGATGTTCATCCCGATGCTGCTGGCCATCTTCGTCCGCCACGTCCCGTGGTGGTCCGCCATCTTCGCCGTCCTCGCCGCCTTCGTGCCCTCCTCCATCGCCTTCCTCTCCGGCAAGTACCCCGAGTACATCGACTGGCTCACGCCCTACCTGCCCGAGTTCCTCGGCTACATGACCGACGGCAACTGGACCTACGCCCAGAAGATCTTCACCAACACCCTCGTCGGCTCCACCGCCTTCTTCATCACCATGCCCTTCTGGCACGGGTCGACCGATGAATACCGCCAGCGTGCCGACGCCTTCTACAAGAAGATGCACACGCCCGTGAACTTCGAGGAAGAGGTCGGCGAGGCCAACGACGACCACCAGCGACTCGTCGTTGGCGTCTTCGCCGTCGTCATGGGCTCCTTCATCTGCCTGCTGCTCCTGCTGCCCAACGACATCAAGGGGCGACTCGGCATCCTCTTCGTCGGCGGCTTCGTCCTCACCGCAGGCATCTTCCTGCTCCGCTCCGCACAACGCGCAGCAACCGCTGAGGAACCCCTAGCGCCCTTCAGGGGAGAAGACAACCCATGACCCTCCGCGCCCTGCTCATCCTGTGCGCATGCTGTGTGACAGCCACCGCCGAGATCACACTCCCCGCACTCTTCGACGACCACATGGTCCTCCAGCAAGGC
Coding sequences within:
- a CDS encoding LacI family DNA-binding transcriptional regulator, producing MSIVDVAKLAGLSHTTVSRVINHQPGVSASTVKKVQQAMRQLGYTPPARRRGPQPRHRRNIRTGNIALLMFGTDAAPMIAPVAAAVTHYLEEHLGRHDLNLSIGQVKSDGRIPSAVANGRVDGLILHGRPPSPEVAAKLMRFPSVWIMSPRSRTGYWGDRVCPDNSAIGRIAAEYLIGRGHDRISMLEIETAHLGFRERAMAFCETAEEHNVSTELITVPDQDDSQAQGSPMRPAMINALIDRFVALEDRPSGLFVPLGQATLAVYEALRMRGIEPGGQVTVVACDNDPTLAGLNPRLATVDVRPDRIGQLAVEQLLLRMDKASPHARTQVLVEPSLVTPPVPEEPRIPASEITTSNGVRTPSFA
- a CDS encoding type II secretion system protein — protein: MLRTRQGFTLIELLVVISIIALLIGILLPALGAARSTARTMSCNSNLRQIGIAHQIYGVNNNGNIVPYAKLPDDLNQSDVLWFEMLAETMMGAKRDADGNRDQFMRETFACPAFDFSRAEEYQIDFGGGTSKIGFGMNLDLHRDSIYWREAGLVGAEKFKYTSGYIPVATRLENAQGDPNYPSVNGFWKYENIPSQSNWILNGDSFEQHLKVRGDAGGSSGTGEIYFQKAQGSVDYEQLKRWESGEPDRHGSGEGNQRANYVFADGHASTLGKEEAAFTLADPLNKYQPVYDEDEGG
- a CDS encoding sodium:solute symporter family transporter, translating into MIEIAVIAGYLLLLVTIGFVLQRLNSDVSDYFRSGCRAKWWMVGSSAFMTAFSAWTFTGGAGAAYTAGLSVTVIFFANVLGFLIQAAFLAGWFRQLRAVTFPEVLRDRFGHLTQQFYAWITVPLQLCYAAVWLWGLATFISSVFGYDINTVILVTGLVVLVYSLFGGSWAVMATDFLQTLILMPITILVTVLCLIELGGITGLIDGIRDAGLASDYAMVNAPDRFDNEDYTWSWLFAVVVYKIINHSALEVSQKYFAVKDGREARQAALLAAVMSFVGVFIWFIPPMAAAILIPDQIEALSLKNAAEGSYALISMNLLPAGLTGVMVVAMFSATMSSMDSGLNRNAAIFTRDMYPTLSRLVGMEPAEGKALLHIGQLFSCAFGFGIIALAYYFAQSEGKGVFQVMLDIGGLLTLPMFIPMLLAIFVRHVPWWSAIFAVLAAFVPSSIAFLSGKYPEYIDWLTPYLPEFLGYMTDGNWTYAQKIFTNTLVGSTAFFITMPFWHGSTDEYRQRADAFYKKMHTPVNFEEEVGEANDDHQRLVVGVFAVVMGSFICLLLLLPNDIKGRLGILFVGGFVLTAGIFLLRSAQRAATAEEPLAPFRGEDNP